In the genome of Phlebotomus papatasi isolate M1 chromosome 2, Ppap_2.1, whole genome shotgun sequence, one region contains:
- the LOC129804278 gene encoding cyclic AMP-dependent transcription factor ATF-6 alpha, translating into MDVQSDELCNDLLPNFDLDVDLPMILDEVESTLMKTEPLDFPLLNETQINGNDTFQWSAETEHTFPDIDDFDKELKNINPYDFLNDVIVDQDIKVETETIPRNTPSPSSSSGFSDVSDSVTSSVTSSSGQKVPDTPPYSPPSDSVESPMSSPKPIYLSPVQDIKIVQGTLIPITAVPVSFTQKTPTNQPLRTIKIQPKPVTLAGGVLKATNASTKKTIVLSQQEFGALMQKAKTTTASALPQKPIIVPKTSTVKIQQPNVLPQIKTEPVSVDYGTGTGIFSQGMDEKTLKKQQRMIKNRESACLSRKKKKEYVTSLETRVNELTNENERLKHENHELRKRLSANECIKCASNKFLKTNFTTLPRKNTAILLACLFVVSFNIFPLTNYLTWNGASRGGSIPAPEASMGRRLLWMDDVDGQDAQLDPNTSPSQPNLYPICPTSQYVNQTESIRIASELRRWIGEEPDKGGEGDKTMQPTIEIEKKPEDSSLVYVPKKSRMVVKKNTRSKRRVRVAGKEDTALEGGNQVQVFKPKENSVKYAELFEEIRRRDDTFYVVSFHADHLMLPALAHNKTRRPRMSLLLPAVGINDSITTDAMTMMQIDCEVVDTSVIRVRHKLIPEHLRTPSTRYQGNSSNSGKNQANPCATKGDLQQRNIGDGEQPLALRKPFFIDDQVIEKTTQSSRELEFT; encoded by the exons ATGGATGTACAATCGGATGAGCTCTGCA ACGACCTTCTGCCCAACTTCGATTTGGACGTGGACTTGCCCATGATTCTGGATGAAGTGGAGTCCACGTTGATGAAAACGGAGCCTCTAGATTTTCCACTTCTCAATGAGACACAAATCAATGGCAATGACACATTTCAGTGGTCCGCCGAGACTGAGCATACCTTTCCGGACATTGATGATTTTGATAAAGAACTGAAGAATATTAATCCCTATGATTTCCTGAATGATGTCATTGTTGATCAGGACATTAAAGTGGAGACAGAGACAATACCCCGGAATACCCCTTCTCCCTCCAGCAGCTCCGGATTTTCTGATGTCAGTGACAGTGTCACGAGTTCAGTAACGAGTTCTTCTGGACAAAAAGTTCCAGATACTCCTCCATATTCGCCTCCCTCGGATTCTGTTGAATCTCCCATGTCCTCTCCTAAGCCCATTTATTTATCACCAGTGCAAGATATTAAAATAGTCCAGGGAACACTGATTCCCATCACAGCAGTTCCAGTCTCATTCACACAGAAAACTCCTACTAATCAACCTCTGAGAACCATTAAGATCCAGCCGAAGCCTGTGACACTGGCTGGAGGTGTCCTGAAGGCAACTAATGCTTCTACCAAGAAGACAATTGTCCTGTCACAGCAAGAATTTGGGGCTCTGATGCAAAAAGCCAAGACAACAACGGCTTCAGCTCTACCCCAAAAGCCAATAATTGTCCCCAAGACGTCAACAGTGAAGATACAACAGCCAAATGTGCTGCCGCAGATAAAGACAGAACCAGTTTCGGTGGATTATGGAACCGGAACGGGGATCTTCTCACAGGGAATGGATGAGAAGACGCTGAAGAAGCAACAGCGAATGATTAAGAATCGAGAATCAGCGTGTTTGTCGCGcaagaagaagaaggaatatGTGACATCGCTGGAGACGCGAGTGAATGAGTTgacaaatgaaaatgaaaggCTAAAgcat gAAAATCATGAATTGAGGAAACGATTGAGCGCCAATGAGTGCATAAAATGCGCAAgcaataaattcttaaaaacaaatttcacaACACTGCCCAGGAAGAATACGGCGATTCTTCTAGCGTGTCTTTTTGTCGTGTCCTTCAATATTTTCCCTCTGAC gaATTACTTAACGTGGAATGGGGCTTCAAGGGGAGGAAGTATTCCAGCACCGGAAGCTTCAATGGGCAGAAGATTGCTGTGGATGGACGATGTGGATGGTCAAGATGCTCAATTGGATCCAAATACATCACCATCTCAGCCAAATCTCTATCCCATTTGTCCAACCAGTCAGTATGTTAATCAGACGGAGAGTATTCGGATTGCCAGTGAGCTCAGGAGGTGGATTGGAGAGGAACCAGACAAAGGTGGAGAAGGTGATAAAACAATGCAGCCAACCATTGAGATTGAGAAAAAACCAGAAGATTCTTCTCTGGTCTATGTGCCCAAGAAGAGCAGGATGGTGGTGAAGAAGAACACAAGGAGCAAGAGGAGAGTGAGGGTGGCCGGAAAGGAAGATACAGCCCTCGAAGGAGGGAATCAGGTGCAAGTGTTCAAACCCAAAGAGAATTCAGTTAAATATGCGGAACTCTTTGAGGAGATTCGCCGAAGAGATGACACATTCTACGTTGTATCTTTCCATGCTGACCACCTGATGCTTCCTGCCTTGGCTCACAATAAAACCAGAAGGCCCAGGATGTCCCTTCTTCTGCCGGCTGTTGGAATAAATG ATTCCATCACGACAGATGCAATGACAATGATGCAAATTGATTGTGAAGTAGTTGACACATCAGTGATAAGAGTGAGGCATAAATTAATTCCTGAACACTTACGGACACCGAGCACGCGATATCAGGGCAATTCATCGAACAGTGGCAAGAATCAGGCGAATCCGTGTGCGACAAAAGGTGATCTGCAACAGAGAAATATTGGAGATGGGGAGCAACCGCTGGCGCTGAGAAAGCCATTCTTCATTGATGATCAAGTGATTGAGAAGACGACACAATCCAGTCGAGAATTGGAGTTCACATAA
- the LOC129804279 gene encoding nucleolar protein 11-like, translating into MAKLLAYYTLCPVNDRRDFLGVSADAENGAIINTLGRNIVVITKLSDQKQIRSWTVLEKLSNKVVYDGISRKYVGVFGQRNIKCWTDSETNLKKIRKIKLQKNVKDLVVFGENRETLVIFEDGSCASLSAVLTGEDLSGEGILGPNHDIEYPRVFSTIPGEEILTFFARNLATKSVELIYFGLNGASRTPGSPVRIHLDRGEVKLVGYTVTEGPQLITIWSDKRIFRKGLTLEKEAEDGPGQFIAMLNAVSVEHPLSVVSVSSDYLAIYGANAGQEGSSLILYNLHFNVVQAKQFFKVYFSNSSISVVDSNILLAAGQTLAVVPFRISRAQLADMVGSQRSPQGITEVDKDYINEEDELEQAIEWDSQKFQFEDEPEEKIVQRVHSKRYLSRVTSEAEIEEKLSVMKRRDFVVEFVERDGQKELDVKVFSNPHASSFSREEFELLARELEASGASEFEISSKMISLAISGNAIDEAVNCLRRYSCIPERKLVDCLVHAVTKKNWDLMRVVFSVDFSHQILVEELRSQLSVEFVNPLLKRLLKFLESSELEERPRIGGRIWDGDEKMLEWFTAILDAHYHHLVMCGDPEIEKSLKLWRKVLCRYWNGICEMKNFSPILYSISQNRAMTERQNTSKWYSIETVQLY; encoded by the exons atgGCAAAATTGTTAGCTTACTATACCTTGTGTCCTGTGAATGATCGACGGGATTTTCTGGGAGTCTCGGCGGATGCTGAAAATGGTGCTATCATTAATACCCTTGGGAGGAATATCGTTGTAATCACAAAG TTGAGTGACCAGAAGCAAATTCGCAGCTGGACTGTTCTGGAGAAACTTTCCAACAAGGTGGTGTACGATGGAATATCGAGGAAATACGTCGGGGTGTTTGGACAACGGAATATAAAATGCTGGACGGATTCTGAGACAAACCTCAAGAAAATCCGGAAAATTAAG TTGCAGAAAAACGTGAAAGATCTTGTAGTTTTTGGGGAAAACAGGGAGACTTTAGTGATCTTTGAGGATGGGAGTTGTGCGTCACTTTCCGCGGTTCTTACTGGAGAAGATCTTTCCGGAGAGGGTATCTTAGGGCCTAATCATGATATTGAGTACCCAAGAGTATTTTCTACAATCCCTGGAGAGGAGATACTTACGTTTTTTGCTAGAAATCTCGCCACTAAATCTGTGGAGTTGATTTACTTTGGTCTCAATGGGGCTTCCCGGACCCCAGGGAGTCCCGTGAGAATCCACCTTGACCGGGGCGAGGTGAAATTAGTGGGATATACTGTAACTGAGGGTCCTCAGTTGATTACAATCTGGTCAGATAAGAGAATCTTCCGGAAAGGCTTGACATTGGAAAAGGAGGCAGAAGATGGTCCGGGACAATTTATTGCCATGCTGAATGCTGTGAGTGTGGAGCATCCTCTGAGTGTGGTCAGTGTCTCCTCAGACTATCTGGCTATCTATGGGGCGAATGCAGGCCAGGAAGGCTCATCCCTGATCCTCTATAATCTTCATTTCAACGTCGTCCAAGCTaagcaatttttcaaagtttactTCAGTAACTCCAGCATTTCCGTCGTGGACAGCAATATCCTCTTGGCTGCTGGTCAGACTCTTGCTGTTGTGCCCTTTAGGATATCCCGGGCCCAGTTGGCTGACATGGTGGGCAGTCAGAGGAGCCCTCAGGGGATTACAGAAGTCGATAAGGACTACATAAATGAGGAGGATGAACTTGAGCAGGCAATTGAATGGGATTCCCAGAAGTTTCAGTTCGAAGATGAACCGGAAGAAAAAATTGTGCAGAGGGTACATTCCAAGAGGTATCTCTCACGAGTGACTTCTGAGGCGGAGATAGAGGAAAAATTGAGTGTGATGAAGAGGCGGGATTTTGTGGTGGAATTTGTTGAGAGAGATGGCCAGAAGGAGTTGGAtgtgaaggtattttcaaatcCTCATGCCAGCAGCTTTTCCAGGGAGGAATTTGAGCTCCTGGCGAGAGAATTGGAAGCTTCAGGAGCTTCGGAATTTGAGATTTCCAGCAAGATGATTTCTCTAGCAATTTCCGGGAATGCAATTGACGAGGCTGTGAATTGCCTGAGACGCTACAGTTGCATTCCGGAAAGGAAATTGGTTGATTGTCTGGTCCATGCGGTTACAAAGAAGAACTGGGACCTCATGCGAGTTGTGTTCAGCGTGGATTTCAGCCATCAGATTCTAGTTGAAGAATTGCGGAGTCAGTTGAGTGTGGAATTTGTCAATCCTCTGCTGAAGCGTCTCCTGAAATTTCTCGAAAGTTCGGAATTGGAAGAACGTCCGCGAATTGGAGGGAGAATTTGGGATGGGGACGAAAAGATGCTGGAGTGGTTTACAGCCATCCTGGATGCTCACTATCATCACTTGGTCATGTGCGGGGATCCTGAGATTGAGAAATCTCTGAAACTCTGGCGGAAAGTTCTCTGTCGCTACTGGAATGGGATTTGCGAGATGAAGAACTTCTCCCCAATTCTCTACAGCATCAGTCAGAACAGAGCCATGACAGAGAGACAGAACACATCCAAATGGTACTCGATAGAGACGGTGCAACTGTACTAG
- the LOC129804280 gene encoding calcyclin-binding protein produces the protein MEQKVEELKKDIEELTQLQGLAIRQRVKDVLMMERKKWEGEMSALMQNQVGKSEKAAGSTSGPKRYVVELTNYAFDQSDAFVKLFVTLDGVQKVPEEGVVASFTEKSLNLQVSDLNGRDYVLVVKNLLEAIDVAKSYRKLKTDMIVIYMKKVKQGRKWDCLTSTEKKVKDIKNSAFSDLGDDSDSKDPSAGLMNMMKKMYESGDPDTKRMIAKAWTEAQEKRDEAKMPEL, from the exons ATGGAGCAGAAAGTTGAAGAA CTGAAGAAGGACATCGAAGAATTGACTCAATTGCAGGGTTTGGCTATTCGGCAGAGGGTTAAAGATGTACTGATGATGGAGAGGAAGAAGTGGGAGGGTGAAATGTCTGCTTTGATGCAGAATCAAGTCGGTAAAAGTGAGAAAGCTGCAGGAAGCACAAGTGGCCCAAAGAGATACGTTGTGGAGCTGACAAATTACGCTTTTGACCAGAGTGATGCCTTTGTAAAGCTCTTCGTGACTCTAGATGGTGTTCAGAAGGTGCCCGAGGAGGGAGTAGTGGCTAGCTTCACAGAAAAGTCTCTCAATCTTCAGGTAAGTGATCTCAATGGAAGGGACTATGTTTTGGTGGTAAAAAATCTCCTGGAGGCCATAGACGTTGCCAAAAGCTACCGGAAGTTGAAGACGGACATGATTGTGATCTATATGAAGAAGGTGAAGCAGGGCAGGAAGTGGGATTGTCTCACGAGCACggagaaaaaagtaaaagacATCAAGAATAGCGCATTTTCGGATCTTGGCGATGACTCAGACTCCAAGGATCCATCGGCTGGCCTCATGAACATGATGAAGAAGATGTATGAATCCGGAGATCCTGACACTAAGAGGATGATTGCCAAGGCCTGGACTGAGGCACAAGAGAAGCGCGACGAAGCCAAAATGCCTGAAttgtaa